The following are from one region of the Paenibacillus sp. JZ16 genome:
- a CDS encoding cation:proton antiporter regulatory subunit, producing MSIIRESDLPGIGKKFLIQARSGDKLVIVIHDDGRRELYHFEDDDPEETISQITLEDDEARQIAGIIGGMTYKPKALETIEVTLEDLIIEWARIEPHYKSVGQSIAGLQVRQRTGANVLAIVNKKEQKINPGPDDILTAGSTLVLAGERKQIKQLKELLVNG from the coding sequence ATGAGTATTATTCGCGAATCTGACCTGCCGGGTATCGGTAAGAAATTCCTTATTCAGGCGAGATCAGGGGATAAGCTGGTTATTGTTATTCATGACGATGGCCGAAGAGAGCTGTACCATTTTGAAGATGACGATCCTGAGGAGACCATCTCCCAGATTACATTAGAGGATGATGAGGCTAGACAAATCGCCGGCATCATCGGCGGCATGACGTATAAACCGAAAGCGCTCGAGACCATCGAGGTGACACTCGAGGATCTGATCATCGAATGGGCACGCATCGAGCCGCATTACAAAAGCGTCGGACAATCCATTGCGGGGCTTCAGGTTCGTCAACGTACAGGTGCTAATGTATTAGCGATTGTGAACAAGAAAGAGCAGAAAATCAATCCGGGTCCGGATGACATCCTGACAGCGGGATCGACGCTGGTGCTTGCGGGCGAGCGTAAGCAGATCAAGCAGCTGAAAGAACTGCTGGTTAACGGCTAA
- a CDS encoding cation:proton antiporter codes for MDHMMFEVGTALMLVAIASVIAGKLKFSIIPFLIVLGMLVGPHAPTIGILDFKFIESQGIIDFLGQIGILFLLFYLGLEFSVQKLIKSGKNIVVGGTVYVVLNFVLGVAYGFVINMPLYETLIIAGMLSVSSSAIVAKVLVDLRRTGNAETELILGMILFDDIFLAVFLSIMSGLLLGGATSIGATIISVCISIGYMLLFFVIARKGPPILNKLLNITSSEIFIIVVFSSMFFIAGFSETLHVAEAIGALLFGLALSETDHSERIEQLVIPFRDFFGAIFFFSFGLGIDPTTLGNALWLALGAVVLTIIGNLVAGMIAGRKAGLSHKSSLNIGLTIMARGEFTIIVANLGLAGGLSAMLKPFSALYVLILAILGPLLAKESKRIYRGANKIFKWSEPVEKVKKRKA; via the coding sequence TGGAAAGCTCAAGTTCTCGATCATACCGTTCTTGATTGTGCTCGGGATGCTTGTCGGTCCGCATGCACCAACGATAGGGATTCTTGACTTTAAGTTCATCGAGAGCCAGGGGATCATCGATTTTCTGGGACAGATCGGTATTCTATTTCTGCTCTTTTACCTTGGTCTTGAATTTTCCGTTCAAAAATTGATCAAATCCGGAAAAAACATTGTGGTAGGCGGAACCGTATATGTAGTATTGAACTTCGTACTGGGTGTGGCTTACGGTTTCGTGATCAATATGCCTCTGTACGAGACGCTGATCATTGCAGGGATGCTGTCGGTTTCCTCCAGCGCCATTGTCGCTAAGGTTCTTGTGGATCTGCGGCGCACAGGGAATGCGGAGACGGAACTCATTCTCGGCATGATTTTGTTCGATGATATTTTTCTTGCCGTGTTCTTATCGATTATGTCGGGACTATTATTAGGCGGGGCTACATCGATAGGGGCAACCATCATCTCGGTTTGCATTTCCATAGGTTACATGCTGTTGTTCTTTGTTATTGCGAGAAAAGGCCCGCCTATACTTAACAAATTGCTGAATATTACGTCCAGCGAGATTTTCATTATCGTAGTATTCTCGTCGATGTTCTTTATTGCCGGGTTTTCGGAGACACTGCACGTAGCCGAAGCGATCGGCGCGCTGTTGTTCGGACTGGCTTTATCGGAGACGGATCATAGCGAACGGATCGAGCAGCTGGTCATTCCATTCCGTGATTTTTTTGGAGCCATCTTCTTCTTCAGCTTCGGTCTCGGCATCGACCCGACCACGCTTGGGAATGCGCTATGGCTTGCTCTTGGCGCCGTGGTATTGACCATTATCGGCAACCTGGTCGCAGGCATGATAGCGGGCCGGAAGGCCGGATTATCGCATAAATCGTCGCTTAACATCGGATTGACCATTATGGCTCGCGGGGAATTCACGATCATCGTTGCGAATCTGGGACTAGCCGGCGGACTGTCGGCTATGCTGAAACCATTCTCGGCCCTCTATGTTCTGATTCTTGCGATTCTTGGTCCTCTTCTAGCCAAGGAGTCAAAACGTATCTACCGCGGAGCGAATAAAATATTCAAATGGAGCGAGCCTGTGGAGAAAGTAAAAAAAAGGAAGGCGTAA
- a CDS encoding class I SAM-dependent methyltransferase, whose translation MNSQEYKQFYDIVGALNGWDFSQLRCISEGVEWNFYDEVSKRCTSSDVVLDIGTGGGESLLSIASKPALLVGIDLSHSMIETAQSNKRKAAASNVRFMQMDAESLQFPEAFFNLISCRHSPFRASEVGRVLEEDGVFLTQQVRESDKANLAQAFGRGQSSREDGALKDQYMEELRLAGFRNIQYAEYDADEYYEREEDLIFLLKHTPIIPGFGQEESDFRILQQFIRDHRTDRGIRTNSARFMIVARK comes from the coding sequence ATGAATTCACAGGAATACAAGCAGTTTTATGATATCGTAGGGGCCTTAAACGGCTGGGACTTCAGCCAGCTCAGATGTATCTCGGAGGGCGTGGAGTGGAATTTTTACGATGAGGTAAGCAAGCGGTGCACATCATCCGATGTTGTGCTTGATATCGGCACTGGTGGAGGAGAGAGCTTGTTGTCCATCGCCTCAAAGCCGGCATTGCTAGTTGGAATCGATCTTTCCCATTCGATGATAGAAACTGCCCAGAGTAATAAACGGAAGGCTGCAGCTTCCAATGTACGCTTTATGCAGATGGATGCAGAGTCGCTTCAATTTCCGGAGGCGTTTTTCAATCTGATCTCCTGCAGACACTCCCCTTTTCGTGCATCAGAGGTGGGGAGAGTACTGGAAGAGGATGGCGTGTTTTTGACGCAGCAGGTTCGCGAATCTGATAAAGCCAATCTGGCTCAAGCCTTTGGCAGAGGGCAATCCTCCCGTGAAGACGGTGCCTTAAAGGATCAATATATGGAGGAACTTCGGCTTGCCGGGTTCCGCAATATCCAATATGCCGAATACGATGCGGATGAATACTATGAACGTGAAGAGGATCTTATCTTTTTGCTGAAGCACACGCCCATTATCCCCGGATTTGGACAGGAGGAATCGGATTTTCGCATCCTGCAGCAGTTTATCAGAGACCATCGCACAGATCGGGGAATCCGGACGAATTCCGCCCGGTTTATGATCGTGGCCCGGAAATAA